GATCATTCCGACGACGAATGAGGAACGATGGAAATTGGAGGAAAGCCACCCATGctaaaaaatagcaaaaagttTGGCGGGACTATGTTTATGTCCTAGTGTTTCATAGAAGGTAATACTTGTGAGTGGTGAAATTGGACATTTGGCTAAAAAAATTTCTAAGCAAAGTGCTGAAAAAGTGGCCTGGTTTCTCTTGAATGCTTATAGTAAAATATAAGAAGAGTGAAATGATTTAAAGGTGAAAATGCTAATCACAAAGGAagcacagaggcacctgggtggctcaatccagtaagtgtctaccttctgctcaggtcctgggattgagccccgcactgagctccacatcgggctccctgctcagtgaggattctcgtctccctctctctttgccccccaCCTCCACTGTTGCTCACTctcttgcatgctctctcaaataaataaataaaatctttttttaaaaaaggaagcacaatttaaaaatttggaaaattttcagcctatcaaattgaaagaaataagaaagctaGTTTAGGACAGAACACTAAGGGTATGACTGAAATTTGATAAGGATAATACTGTGGTTCAACCATCTCAACAGAAGCCAGGAGCTATTCACATGCCAAGACAATGGGGAAATTGGTCAGCCATCTAAACAGAAGTTAGTAACTCTTGTCCAAAGCAATGGAAGAATGACCTGAGGCAGTTCAGAGTTCCTGGGGCTGGCCCTAAAAAAAGGCCTCCCAACACAGGCCCTAGAGTACAAGGGCCTAAGAGGCAGAATGATTTCAAAGGAGGAGACACAGCTCCCCAGTGCCACTGCACCTCTCCGACTCCCCTTCTCAAATTCTGGTGCCATGTTCCATAGCCACTCCAAGTGCAACAGGCTGTTATGGCTGCCCCTCCAGATGGCACAGGTCACAAACTTTGGTAAGTCATCAGCTTAGTGTCCTCATGGTAGGCAGAGTGCAACAGCGGGGAGCATAAAGGCTTCCACCTAGATTTCAAAAGATGCCAGAGGAAACTTTGGGGCTCAAAGAACCTCTGTGGGGTGGAGCTATAGCAGGagacctactgaatgggaaagaCATCCCATATTTATGGGTAATAAGACTTAATACTGTTAAGCTTACAGTACTGTCCAAACTGATCTACAGGTtcattgcaatccctatcaaaagcctagctggcttctttgcagaaattgacaacttgATCCCAACATGAATATGGACATTCAAAAGACTCATGATAGCCAAAAAAGGAGGACAAAACTGAAAGACTAACACATCTCTATtataaaacttactacaaagctataataattaaaacagtgtggctGTGCCATAAGAATAGACACagacatcaatggaacagaaataatCCTCCTCATTTATGGTTacttgattttcaacaagggtgacaagataattcaatggggaaaatgtCTTCAACAAACGGTTCCAGGACAATTGGATAgttaaatgcaagaaaaaaaatgaagttggacccccCCCATCtcatgccatacacaaaaattaactcaaaatggaatgtaacaagtaaaaatataaagctgttagaaaaaaacatagggaTGAAACTTAATGATCTTTGATTAGGCAACAGTATTAAACACTGACACCAGAAGCACAAGGAACAacaatgaagtaaataaaatggattatcatcaaaattaaaaatgtttttgcttcAAAGGGTACTGGtaagaaagggaaaagacaaCCCACATCATTAAAGAGAATAATTGCAAATTGTTATCTGAGAAGAGTctagtatcaaaaatatatagcaactataagaactcaataataagacaaaCAATCCTActaaaaatgggccaaaaaatatctgaatagacatttcccaaagaacatatataaagggcaaataagtacatgaaaagatgtttttatcttttgttattaGTCATGACATCATCAgttattagaaaaatgcaaatcaaaactccaATAACATAGCACTTCACACTTACTAGCATGTCCATAATCCAAAGGATATAATAGCAAGTTGTGGCAAGGAGGTGCAGAAAGTAAAACCTTAGCCCagtgctggtaggaatgtaaaatggttttGCTACTTTGGAAAATACTCTGGTAGTTCCTCACAAGATTAAGCATAGAGTTATCATAAAAACTGAGAAATTCCACTGCTAGGTATATActcaagggaaaataaaacacatatccACACAAAATTTCTATATGAGTGTTTATCATAGCATTATTTGTAACAGCTGAAAATTGGAAAAACTCAATATCCATCACTGgaggaatggaaaaacaaaatgtggtatactaTACactggaatatcattcagccattgTGGGAATGGAGTACTGATCCAAATTACAACATGGTGAACCTATAGGGAGTCAGTCAGAAAAGACTGAGTCATATgataatatttatatgaaatatccacaATAGGAAATctgtaaaaatacaaaataaattagtggttgcctagggctgctAGCTGGGAcagggagtgactgctaataggTAAGTGATATCTTTTTAGagtgatgaaatattttaaaaactatattgtGTCGATAGCTGCACAAATCTGAATATTCTAAAAACCATTAAACTGTATACTTTACTGGGTGAATCATAagctatgttaattatacctcaataagtatgttaaaaaataatgtagGATAGGGGTCAGGATACATTTGTATAAAAGGCCAAACAGTAAATGTTTTAGGCTTTTCCAGCCATACAAACTAtctttcacatatttttctttcacatacatttccacatatattttcttttactatctttttattatctttcacatatattttcattcacAACCTTCCACGAATGTAAAAAAATGTTCCTAGCGCTGCAGAAACACAGGCCACTGGCCTAATTTGGCTAGCCAGCAGTAGTTTATCCAACCCATTTTAGGAAGGAGATGTAGTTCCTCGATAAATTGTAAAGGCTGCATATCTTTTCCTgagatttgttcttttattttagagagagagtagtgggaggagcagagggagagaatccttaagcagactccccaatgaatGCAGAGTCggggcatggggcttgatcccctaaccctgagatcatgacctaagccgaaatcaagagtcagatgcttaaatgactgagccacccaggcgccctgctgtatatttttttattgaagtataattgacatacaatgctACATTAGTTTTATTTGCACAACATATTCATTGGTCAATTCTATACATTCCtcaatgctcaccacaataagtacAGTCACCAtataatgttattaaaatgttaatgactatattccctgtgttgTACTTTTCATGTtcacaaattatatattttataactggtAGTTTGTATCTCCTAATCCACTTTTCCTATTTTGCCCATCACCCCATCCACTTCCTCTCTgacaatcaccagtttgttctctatatttaagagtctgtttgctttgcttgtttgttttttccgttttttcttttcctttttagattccacatataactgagATCATATGgtttatatttcctttctctgacttacttcacttagcataatattgtCACAAATCAtcagatctcattcttttttattgctcaaaaaattaaatctagaagtgggagaggaagatggtGGCAGACTGGAGGACACCAGGTTCATCTCGTCCCatgaacacaactagataactgtcaaatcatcctaaataccccagaaatcaacctgaagactgacagaacaaattccacaactaaagggagagaagaggccatatcaaagaaggtaggaagtgcagagaCACGGTTTAAGGGAGAAACAGATTATAAGTACTTCAGAGGAGACGGAGTTATGGTcactgagaagggcaagagagactgagacagaaagacagagagacagaaagagaggagcaTGTAGGGGAATGGACAAGAACATTTCCCCAAAGCTACTGGCTTGGAGGAACTGAATTTCTggagttcttgcaaccagtgAGGCTTATTACAGCCTGGAGTTTCAAGGGTCAGCAGTCTTGGCTAGGATAGAAACTTGAGGGCACTGTGCTGTTcctggaaagaaggcaggcaaacaacctcGGGTAAGACAGCATGGAAATAGGGATCTGAAGAATGTCTAGGGCACACAGTGGGAGATTATTCCTTCAGGCCTCTCTGGAAAGAAAAGAGCTGACTGGTGCCatttcctcccccagccctcccagcataaacacagaacCCACCTCAGGAAAGCAGCTCAGCCCGGACACTgactgcctaacttgcttacacaaAACCCTAACCCCTGTGCTCTGGTGGGACTACCCTTCTCAGTCAAGCCTACTTCAGTCCCAGCATGGGgagcccctcccctagaagaccagcacaaatCCCTGCCCACACCATCTCTCCCAaccagagagttctgcagggcCCTCTGTCTTGGTGGAGTTGCTATCAGATCTTATTTCACAAGCAAACTGCaccacacctagttaaaacttgccacatgCAGGCtggggaccaaacactgcccacaacaggcTAGGAGAACCTCTGCAGATGACGGGCCTGAAGGACAGAGCAGGtaaaacacaatagcagagtgcacatggaacacacCAGAGACACTCTGAAGCACCATGCCCTGGGCATGACATGAGCTCTTATTCATAAGGATATTATGTTCAGGATCAGGagacataactggcttttctaacacagagatgaaagcagagacttagacaaaattcCAAGATGTAGAAATTTATCCAAATGAAGGAACAAGATAAGGCCATGGCCacagatctaagtgaaacagatataagtaatgtTCCCGataaagaatttattcattcgGGGATCGCAGCACCTCACCAGAAACTGCCTCCACAGCAAGCGAGCGAGCACCGAGGCGTCGGGAAAATGGCAGACAGTTTTTCACTTAATGATGCTTTATCTGGGTCTGGAAACCCAAACCCTCAAGGATGGCCTGGTCAATGGGGAAACCAGCCTGCTGGAGCAGGAGGCTATCCAGGGGCCTCCTATACTGGTGCCTACCCTGGACAAGCTCCTCCTAGCAGTTATCCTGGACAGGCCCCTCCTGGTGGTTACCCTGGACAGGCCCCTCCTGGCAGCTATCCTGGACAGGCCCCTCCAGGAGCCTATCCTGGACAGGCCCCTCCTGGCGGCTATCCTGGACAGGCACCTCCAGGAGACTACCCTGGCCCAACAGCTCCTGCTTATCCTGGACCACCCGCATCAGGAACCCACCCTGGGCAACCGAGTGGGCCCGGGGCCTATCCGCCTCCTGGACAGCCAAGTGCTCCTGGAGCCCAGCCCGCTGCTGGCACCTTTGGCATCCCTGCTGGACCACTGACTGTACCTTATGACCTGCCCTTGCCCGGAGGAGTCATGCCTCACATGCTGATAACAATTCTGGGCACAACGAAGCCCAAtgcaaacagattttttttttaagattttatttatttgacagagatcacaagt
This region of Meles meles chromosome X, mMelMel3.1 paternal haplotype, whole genome shotgun sequence genomic DNA includes:
- the LOC123935119 gene encoding galectin-3-like isoform X2; translated protein: MADSFSLNDALSGSGNPNPQGWPGQWGNQPAGAGGYPGASYTGAYPGQAPPGGYPGQAPPGDYPGPTAPAYPGPPASGTHPGQPSGPGAYPPPGQPSAPGAQPAAGTFGIPAGPLTVPYDLPLPGGVMPHMLITILGTTKPNANRFALDFKRGNDVAFHFNPRFSEDHKRVIVCNTKLDNIWGKEERQATFPFESGKPFKIQVLVESDHFKVVVNDAHLLQYNHRVKNLQEISKLGISGDTDLTSASHVMI
- the LOC123935119 gene encoding galectin-3-like isoform X1; this encodes MADSFSLNDALSGSGNPNPQGWPGQWGNQPAGAGGYPGASYTGAYPGQAPPSSYPGQAPPGGYPGQAPPGSYPGQAPPGAYPGQAPPGGYPGQAPPGDYPGPTAPAYPGPPASGTHPGQPSGPGAYPPPGQPSAPGAQPAAGTFGIPAGPLTVPYDLPLPGGVMPHMLITILGTTKPNANRFALDFKRGNDVAFHFNPRFSEDHKRVIVCNTKLDNIWGKEERQATFPFESGKPFKIQVLVESDHFKVVVNDAHLLQYNHRVKNLQEISKLGISGDTDLTSASHVMI